AGCAGCGACAACAGCCCCTGGCAAGCGCACAGAAAGCATGAGATGGCCGAGAGCGGCGGCGACAAGACCGAGAAGCCCACACCCAAGCGATTGCAGGACGCGCGCAAGAAGGGCGATGTGCCCAAGAGCCGCGACCTGGGCACGACGCTGACCCTGCTGGTGTGGCTGGGTTTGTTTGCCGCTCTCTTGCACCCTGCAGCCCAGCGCCTGCAGGCGCTCAGCGAGCAGCTCTTCCATGCCCTCGCACAGGGCTGGGATGCTGGTGGCTTCATCCTGGTGGCGCGCTCCCTTGGCGGGGCGGCGCTGGAGAGCCTGCTCTGGATCTGCCTGCTCCTGCTGCTGCCCGTGGTGGCGGTGGGTCTGCTCAGCGAGTTTCTGCAGGTGGGCGCGATCTGGGCCATGGACAAGGTCACGCCCAAGATGGAGCACCTGAACCCGGCGGCCGGCATCAAGCGCATGTTCTCGATGGACAGCCTGATCGAGCTGCTCAAGAACATCATCAAGGCCAGCCTGCTGCTGTTTCTCGCCTGGCTGCTGCTGCGCTCACGTCTGCCGCAGTGGCTGGGCCTGGCACGCCAGGGCGGCGAAGACCCGCGGCCCCTGGCGGCCCTGCTCTGGGATGCCAGCTGGCGGCTGTGTGCCTGGGCCTTGTGCGCCTTCTTGATCGTGGCCTTGCTGGACCTGCTGTGGCAGCGCCACTCCTTCACCAAGAAGATGCGCATGAGCCTGCGCGACATCAAGCAGGAGTACAAGGACAACGAGGGCGATCCCATGATCAAGGCCCAGCGGCGCCAGGCCCATGCCGAGTGGGCGCAGCAGAACTCGAACCAGGCCGCCCGCACGGCCAATGCGCTGATCGTCAACCCCACCCATGTGGCCATCGCCATCGACTACGAGCGCGAGCGCTGCCCCGTGCCCCTGATCAGCGCCAAGGGCGAGGGCGATGTGGCCGCCGGCATGCGCGCCGCCGCCGAGCAGGCGGGTGTGCCCATCGTGCGCAATGTGCCCCTGGCCCGCGATCTGCTGGCCCGCGCCGAAGTGGGCGAGGCCATCCCGCCCGATCTGTTCGACATCATCGCCGAGGTCATCCTCTGGGCCGCCGAGGTGCGTGAGGACCTGGCGCGGGCTTCGGAGCCGGCCGCAGGCGCACAGACCGGGCCGGGCGCCGAGGCCGACGCCACCGCGAGGCGCAGCCCGGTCCCCGGTGAAGACCTGACGCCCTATGCCGCACTGCGTGGCCGTTATCGACCGGAGCCTGCTGCCGCTGCTGCGAATGCGGACAACCCTAGTTGGGGCCGTTCCTGACTGCCGATGGTCCTGACTTACGAAAGCGAGTTGAAAGGCGTGAAATTCATTCCGTCGGCACTGCAAGCCAAGCCCACGAGTCACCAACCGGCGATCCGTGGACTCAAGGCAGCGGCCCTCAAGCAGCTCGCTTCCGACAGGAAGTGAACCTTTGTTTTCAAACCCGGCCTTGCCACCAGGTCTTCTTAAGCAAACGACCGGCCAAGGCCCCCTCAGGAGAATTGCAATGTCTGGAGCTTTGAACAGCGTGGTGGGTGGCGGTGGTGGTCTGCTGAGCAGCATCGGCAGCGTCATCGGTGGTGCGTTTGGCGGCCCGCTGGGCGCCATGATCGGCCAAGCCGTGGGCAACCTGGTCCAGTCGGCCATCGGCGATGCCATCAAGGACGGCATCAACCAGCTGCAACAGCAGCACGGCATGCCCAAGTTCCTGGGCGACCTGATCAAGGACCGTGCCGACAACGTCCTCGGCGGCCTGCGCAACAACGCCGTTCCGGCCGATATGCAGAGCCTGGCTCAGCAGCAGTTCGGCGGCGCGATTGCCAAGTTCAAGGCTGACTTCCAGCAGGATTTCGTGCAGTCCGTGCTGGGCAACCGCAAGGCCCAGGGCAGTGGCGAAGAGTCCGACGGCGCCGGCGGCTGGCTGCAAGCCATTGCCAAGGCCATGGGCCAAGCCCTGGGCGACAAGGCCAAGCACTTGGTGGAGCTGTCGGCCAAGATGACCGATCTGCAGCAAGCCAAGTCCACGGCCACCGACCCCAAGGTCAAGCAGGAAGAAGACGGCAAGAACGCTCAAGAGTTCAACAAGACCATGACCGAGTTCCAGGCCACCGGTCAGGAATACAGCATGTTGAACAGCGTGTTCTCGACCGCGATCAAGTCGCTGGGCGAAGCCCTGTCTTCGATGGCTCGCAAGCAGTAAGTCTGCGAGCAAGCCCGGGGCTCTTGGCCCCGGGTGTGGGCGCCCGCGAGGGGGCCCTGCGGCGGAGGGAGCTTTGGCTCTCTTCGCCGTTGGTGTTTGTGGCGCGCGTGTGGCCGCGGTTTCATGTGTGTGCTGTGGTTCCGTTTCAATCCAGAGTGAGGGAGTTTTGTCATGCAAGTCCAAGCCTTCGGTTCAGCCCCAGCGCCCAGGCAGGGCACCTCGATGCCCAACAAGCCGGGTTCGCGGCTGGTGGTCGTCGCCCTGCTCGCGGCCCTGAGCGCCTGTGGAGGCGGCGGTGGCGGCGAGGCCCCTGCCCCAGCTCCTGCACCCGCACCCGCACCCGC
This region of Paucibacter aquatile genomic DNA includes:
- the sctU gene encoding type III secretion system export apparatus subunit SctU; translation: MSSDNSPWQAHRKHEMAESGGDKTEKPTPKRLQDARKKGDVPKSRDLGTTLTLLVWLGLFAALLHPAAQRLQALSEQLFHALAQGWDAGGFILVARSLGGAALESLLWICLLLLLPVVAVGLLSEFLQVGAIWAMDKVTPKMEHLNPAAGIKRMFSMDSLIELLKNIIKASLLLFLAWLLLRSRLPQWLGLARQGGEDPRPLAALLWDASWRLCAWALCAFLIVALLDLLWQRHSFTKKMRMSLRDIKQEYKDNEGDPMIKAQRRQAHAEWAQQNSNQAARTANALIVNPTHVAIAIDYERERCPVPLISAKGEGDVAAGMRAAAEQAGVPIVRNVPLARDLLARAEVGEAIPPDLFDIIAEVILWAAEVREDLARASEPAAGAQTGPGAEADATARRSPVPGEDLTPYAALRGRYRPEPAAAAANADNPSWGRS